AGAAACGCCTTTTTCTATCAGCAGTTCTTTGATTTCCATTACATACTCATAATTGTCAGTGCCAGGACGAACCAATTTTTTACGCAAGTCCTTTTCTATGCTGTTGGCAACCGTGCCACCAGTGGTTGAGGGCGCAGAGAAGTTGGCTCCTTTAGAAATAAATAGTAAAGCGTATTTATACTTTAGCATGAGCGCCGCATAGTTGGCGGCGTTGGTGTTCATCGCATCTGTGGCATTAAGATCAACATCATGCTTTAGCAGTAACTCTATTTGGTCGTCTTTATCGTTGGCAATAGCATTGAAAATAGCTGGCTTTTTATGGGCATCAACGCCGTTGGGAGAGGTATTATGCTCTAGTAAAACCTGCATCATATCGATTTTGTCGCTGCCCGCTAAAGCTGCGAGGAGCTGCTCTTTCTTTGGCTCGTTACGGTCTTTTTTAACTAGGGCCGGGTAGTCGGGATTCGCGCCGAGTTCT
This Pseudoalteromonas ruthenica DNA region includes the following protein-coding sequences:
- a CDS encoding ankyrin repeat domain-containing protein — its product is MKAEQFFEPSHVKLLNAIKAGDKQAAQAIIDTGVALDVRGEHGITPLFWLAMETDKESLQLALELGANPDYPALVKKDRNEPKKEQLLAALAGSDKIDMMQVLLEHNTSPNGVDAHKKPAIFNAIANDKDDQIELLLKHDVDLNATDAMNTNAANYAALMLKYKYALLFISKGANFSAPSTTGGTVANSIEKDLRKKLVRPGTDNYEYVMEIKELLIEKGVSFPPPSPKEVRAAN